One genomic segment of Bradyrhizobium diazoefficiens includes these proteins:
- a CDS encoding TRAP transporter substrate-binding protein, which translates to MKRRDFIKVTGLGAAGAATLAAPAIAQTMPEIKWRMPTSWPKSLDTLYGGAEMMSKMVAEATDNKFQIQTFAAGEIVPGLQVLDAVQNATCEIGHTASYYYFGKDPTFTFGSSVPFGPNMRINQAWYMQGGGREVLNEFYKSYNVVSLLAGNTGCQMGGWFRKEVNTPEDLSGMKFRIGGFAGRVLQKLGVVPQQLAGGDIYPALEKGTIDAAEWVGPYDDEKLGFYKIAPHYYYPGWWEGGPMLLAFVNLDKWNALPKYYQSVLEQAGHYANNYMMARYDAANPLALKKLLASGTKLHAFSPSIMDACYKAAKELHAEVGASNANFKKVHDSLAKFSGDGYAWFQVAEVGYDIFMARRSQS; encoded by the coding sequence ATGAAGAGAAGAGACTTCATCAAGGTTACAGGACTTGGTGCGGCCGGCGCCGCCACGTTAGCTGCTCCCGCGATCGCGCAGACGATGCCGGAAATCAAATGGCGCATGCCGACGAGCTGGCCGAAATCGCTCGACACGCTCTATGGCGGCGCCGAGATGATGAGCAAGATGGTTGCGGAGGCGACCGACAACAAATTCCAGATCCAGACTTTCGCGGCCGGCGAGATCGTGCCGGGCCTCCAGGTGCTCGATGCCGTGCAGAACGCCACCTGCGAGATCGGCCACACCGCGTCCTACTATTATTTCGGCAAGGATCCGACCTTCACCTTCGGCTCCTCGGTGCCGTTCGGCCCCAACATGCGCATCAACCAGGCCTGGTACATGCAGGGCGGCGGGCGCGAGGTGCTCAACGAGTTCTACAAGAGCTACAACGTCGTCTCGCTGCTCGCCGGCAACACCGGCTGCCAGATGGGCGGCTGGTTCAGGAAAGAGGTCAACACGCCCGAGGATCTCAGCGGGATGAAATTCCGCATCGGTGGCTTCGCCGGCCGCGTGCTCCAGAAGCTCGGCGTGGTGCCGCAGCAGCTCGCCGGCGGCGACATCTACCCGGCGCTGGAGAAGGGCACGATCGACGCCGCCGAATGGGTCGGCCCCTATGACGACGAGAAGCTCGGCTTCTACAAGATCGCGCCGCATTACTACTATCCCGGCTGGTGGGAGGGTGGGCCGATGCTGCTCGCCTTCGTCAATCTCGACAAATGGAACGCGCTGCCGAAATATTACCAGAGCGTGCTCGAGCAGGCCGGCCACTACGCCAACAACTACATGATGGCGCGCTACGACGCCGCCAATCCGCTGGCGCTGAAGAAGCTGCTCGCAAGCGGCACCAAGCTGCACGCCTTCTCGCCCTCGATCATGGATGCCTGCTACAAGGCGGCCAAGGAGCTGCATGCCGAGGTCGGCGCGAGCAACGCCAACTTCAAGAAGGTGCACGATTCCCTGGCAAAATTCTCCGGCGACGGCTACGCCTGGTTCCAGGTCGCCGAAGTCGGCTACGACATCTTCATGGCGCGGCGCTCGCAGAGCTGA
- a CDS encoding response regulator transcription factor produces the protein MRLLIVEDNAELSRLVASGLAAAGYESDVVGSAAEAREAVSSVSYAAMILDLGLPDGDGLSVLRELRRQMEPLPVLVLTARGGLQDRVSGLRSGADDYLAKPFAMEELVARLEAILRRPGQLLGRSLSLANLVYDTESRQIFVDDQPRIISARETSVLEILLRRQGRVVPKKNVEDHIFGLEGEVASNAVEVYVSRLRKQLTEHGAKVVIHTIRGVGYLMAEEK, from the coding sequence ATGCGCCTTCTGATCGTCGAGGACAATGCCGAGCTGTCGCGGCTTGTGGCCAGCGGGCTGGCGGCGGCCGGCTATGAGAGCGACGTCGTGGGCAGCGCCGCCGAGGCGCGCGAGGCCGTCAGCAGCGTCAGCTATGCCGCGATGATCCTCGACCTCGGCCTGCCGGACGGCGACGGGCTGTCGGTGCTGCGCGAGCTGCGCCGCCAGATGGAGCCGCTGCCGGTGCTGGTGCTGACCGCGCGCGGCGGCCTGCAGGATCGCGTCAGCGGCCTGCGCAGCGGCGCCGACGATTATCTGGCAAAGCCGTTCGCGATGGAGGAACTGGTGGCGCGGCTGGAGGCGATCCTGCGCCGGCCGGGCCAGCTGCTCGGCCGCTCGCTGTCTCTCGCCAACCTCGTCTACGACACCGAGAGCCGCCAGATCTTCGTCGACGACCAGCCGCGGATCATCTCCGCGCGCGAAACCTCGGTGCTGGAGATCTTGCTGCGCCGGCAGGGGCGGGTGGTGCCGAAGAAGAATGTCGAGGACCACATCTTCGGCCTCGAAGGCGAGGTCGCCTCCAACGCGGTCGAGGTCTACGTCTCGCGATTGCGCAAGCAGCTCACTGAACACGGCGCCAAGGTCGTGATCCACACCATCCGCGGCGTCGGCTATCTCATGGCCGAGGAGAAATAG